The following DNA comes from Sebastes umbrosus isolate fSebUmb1 chromosome 8, fSebUmb1.pri, whole genome shotgun sequence.
ATGCTTTCTGGAAAATGAAACGTTTTCAACAGTAAGAGGACACTTTTTAATTTGTAACTGACTTCAATTGTAGTTGAAATTTGATATAGACTGCGTCTAAAACTAACAAATTCACATTTTCAAGTTTCAATCAGATTCAAATGCCAACATTCAATGTAATTTATCTTATCACAACCATATTCAGTTGATAAGCGTTGCAGCTCTTGCATCATAATCTGGAAAATACCACTTCCATCCACCTTCCCAAACAATGGCTCCAATCGGGTGTAAATCCGGTGAACTCCCTGACCCTGAAACCCTGGATCTGGATCCACCAGTTTAGCAACAAGGAAGCCTCTGACCAAATTCCCTTATGCCAGTTAACCCGCATATCTTGCCACCAAATGCAAAGTAGCTTACTAGACAAGCTACAGCAATACATATTCACAGTAGTGCTGCAGTTATTGGGTTGAGAGTTACACTTAAAGTTACACATTTCAATGCATCAGCCTTACTATGTAAgttttattggactttaatagttgtaatccacagaagacaatccacaaatgtgtaccatgatccacaaatatttcactatccacaaaaatgtatttttgtatttgtgttgtgtaaagtcacatccacaaaaatacagggcgatttgcaaatactcATAATTTACTCTGTAAACACGTATTTTAATTCCACATACGAATGTTATAGGTTACATttaaagtgatatatatatgcatttatGCATCGATTTATCcacgtggaatgatatttgcacatttgtGGAACGCTTCCTGTGGGTTTGTAACTTCCCTCCTGTATGTTTGGAGATTTTTGTCCAATTTGTACCACAGAAGATACATTTGTGGATTGTCTTTTCTGAACTATTAAAGTCCAATAAAGCTTCCATACCATGTGTCATCAAAATTCCCTTTACCGTTTATGACAACTTCCTTCACACATACCTGCACATATATCCGTACACGTCTCACAGAGTAAAACAATGCATGTTTGCTGATTGGAGCCAGATGACTTGAGCTCTTTGTCTCGGTGAAACTTAGCATTCAGTTAGTGAGAGGATAGGACTTTACTTTCATGGCTgtgttatttacatttatttgaatggCACATGTGGAAACAAAGGGAGACTAAATATTTAGGCTAGATTCAGATACAGATACTTCTGCAGCCTATATAAGGCAGACATCCTCCTATTGTACTCAGCTGACCTGAACTTGTAAAGGTGAAGAGAGCACTAaattgttaaatatatatattttttttctaatgatCCCCACAAGAGGAGTGGAGGAGATAACATCTGTGTTATTACTGCCACCCACAGGTTAGGTGCTGACATGATGATGGGAGTATTTACTCCACATGAGGCGGTTGTGTCAGTATTTGACCTTATCAGCAGATGGCAGTAGTGATATACAGAgcaattggaaaaaaaactgacaaaagcACATCATGACTCCAGATTACTTTATGTGCATGTAATTTCAGGGGTTTGCAAAAACTATCAACCCATTATATAATCATATAATCACCTTCAAGCATATAAAATACCATAAAATAATTAGCATAAACTCACTAAACTTTACAGCTGATTACCAGAAGTGATATGTAACAATATCTTAGGGGATTAGATTTGAAGGTGTGCAGTAGCTTTAGAGATGAGATAATCAGCAACATGTTAATTGGAGGTGTTTTACATCTCAGCTGGGTGTGGGGGACCCGTGGGTTCTTGTAATGAATATGTCTTAATTGTGGCAGGCTATTTGACATTTGAAAAAGTCCGATGAGTCCCTCTCATTCTTGACACCCATTTGCATTTCCATCTTTAAGGTCAAACGGGTATGAATAATACATTAAGGAGGTTCTTAAGCTCACAGCCAGCCATACCTATCTTCACAAAGGCACCAGCTGAGTGTTGCTAAGCTCGGTGAATGTTACAGAAACAATCAATTAATATCACTTTGGGAAACCACATGCGAAGTAAATGCAGCTTCCTGTTATTAATGGGAATATAAGGTCACGAGTCAATGGAAGATATAGGATCAGCCTGTTAGTTTTATGTAGTCGACTTGATAATGTGATTTTATTGTGTGCATTTAGAGTAAACGGTGCTGTCGGGTgtgttgctctttttttttacaattttagtGACTTATCAACTGATAGTTCTCGGTGCAATATTACTACACACTATCAAAGGGTTAACCTGGAATAAATTCAAGATCAAAGGAAGGCCCAGAAAAGAACCTTGGCAAGAGATTGGAAGAATTTAATGAGCAAAAATTAACATGTATTAAATCTGACCTCGTGCTTACATGGCAGATGTTGAGTGGAGCAGCAACCAGATACGTTATTAGAGATAAACAGTGGCATGTTGCCTTTTGAGTGGAGCATGGGAACTTTAAGATAACACACCTTTTTATTCCATTTCAAATAAAACTGAGTAGAATGCTTTAAAATCCTCCGTGCTCATGTTTTATGTATTACGCTTCATTGATCAGATTGtgttgtaataataatgatatatttcatgggatttcattcaatatgaTACAACTTCAACAAGATAAAAAGAGGCATAAGCAGGAGAATGTATTTAATAAAAGAAGAAGCATTTGAAGCCATTCACTTGGGGGCTGAGTTTCATAATAAGGGTACTGTCTTAGGAGAATTGAACATTGCACTGGATGCATAGCCTTGAGGAGACAGATTTGCTGGCTGTTTTGACAACTCATTACCTATAATTTCACTGACGGATTGGTGAAGTGGCCCAGAGTCGGCAGCCGTGGCACCAGAGACTCTGTGGTTTGTGCCTGGAATGATGTAAGATATAGAGCAGCAAAGATTTATTATGGCTAATGATTGCTTAAAACAGAGCGGGGGGAGACTTGACAGTTTGGTGCCTCTGCGGGGCGAAACGGAAACACATCCTCAGTCCACCTGTCTGTAGTTTTAGGAGAAGCCTGTTTGAAAGAGAggtaatgataaataatatcTGAGGAGTAAAATCCGAGATATTTCTGACAATATCAAGATCGTTATTGTGGCATCTAAgcttgaaatcaattaacccaGACTCCCCCCTGTGTGCCTGGGGGTGCTGTCTACTCTCTGGAAACTTTTTTGGTTACATACACATATTGAATGATCCAATCAGCTCAAATACTgttgaaaaataatatttcccaGCTCTGTAGATCTCCCTGTGGGTAAGATCTTGAGGAGAGGAGGTAGGGTGGGTGTCAGTGGGCTCGTCCAGGccagtccccccccccctgctcTGACATAATTGGTCCATCCCTGGCACCACTCCTCATCTCCAAAGCCACCAAAAACTGTAACCTACCTTGTGTATTTTTCACTAATTGAAATGCCTAATGAGGTCCCAGGGGCTCCATCCCATTACCTCCGAGTTAATTAAAGCCTAAGCAGTGTGCCAAACGGTGAATAAAGATGCAGTAAAAGTGCAAGAGGAACAGGGAACCCGAGCAGGGTTCGGTGTGCTGGGATGGGGCTGAcctgcttttttttgtcattgttgtggGACGCTATATTCCGAGACGGAGCAGATGtctagtatttttttatttgtattttatttatgactTCAAATtttgtttctcattttccagtGTGGTTAGCCTAATTCTGctttattaaacattaaactcGCACAGTAAGGTTTTTATGAAAGCAGAACACAAGACTAAAAAAATGGCAGGTGTTAGGGACTTTTATGCAATTTCAGCTGTAATAAAATTATACTGCTCATTAAATCGACATTTGTAACACCTACAAAAGGCAGTTATCGACTTGTTATGCACTGTGGTCACTAGTCTGAGATATTAATTCCAAACCGCATTACCTTGTTAAAGAAACCTCTCTTtattaaatgacaaaaacatgggctgacaaaatgtgaaaaaacaaaaagagacatttcTTTTAAGAAACaatttcaaatgtttatttaacatgtcaaAGAAAGGGGCACACACTCGTGAATTGAAAAGGGGGGCTGCAATTATTGGCCAGTACTATGACTTAAATTTAATACTAACATTAATCAGGTTTTggctaaaaagaaaacatgttttttgttcctttttgtttttataaagaaACGTTATGTACATTGGTTCTTTTATACAAGAGGTTCATTGGATAAATGcatcaaaaaaaagaaaccagttCTGCAGTAAActttacaaaaaatacattttgttttcattgagaGATGTAGAAAAGGAGACAGTCAAATATTGACCAATAATATTTCTTCCTTTtcattatttagaaaaaaagctGTTCTAATACCTATTTTAAAGAAAAGCAATATACAGCACAATAAATGGGGGGGAAATCGCCATTGTGGATTCATTCGGATTGTTTAGTAACCAAGGAGAGGGGCTGCGACTGGAACAGGGCATGATGGGAGTGAAGGGCTGCCTGATGGAAcggggaaggaggagagagcatGGAGTGGTGCAGGGAGGTGAAGGGGATTGGCCGGGTGAGGATGGGTGTAGTCGGCTGGCTACCTGAAGTACCAATTGGGATGGAGAGGTGGgtatgggaggaggaggaggaagaggaggaggaggaagaagaggatgtAGATCCAGAAGCCTTCCCAGCTAGGGAGAAGTGGTGGTGGTGCATGCGTCCCTCCGGTTTGGTGGTGAGCGACAGCGGCTGGGCCTGCTCGGAGTGAGTGGCGGCGGGGGCGGCCGGGGAGGCCAGGGCTGCAGAGGGAGTGGCCGGCGAGTCCAGCATGCTGCCGTGGGACGACGCCGGGCTGTCGCACATCTTCTCCGAGGGCAGGTACTGCACGCACTGCTTCTTGCTTCTTATCGAGAAGtctggggggtgggggggaaacAGACGAGAAGTGAGGAAGCTGAATTATGGATCTGCTGCTGGCTTCAAATCTGGTTCATGTCCCTCAATGCTGCCGGTGACAGAAGTGATCGTCAAAAACAGTGAAGACGGTGGCAGTGAAAGTTGTGACATGTTCAAATCAACTCGAAAAAACACAGTGAAACATGATGTTAAACATATTCAGATGGTATGCGAtcatgatgttaaaaaaaaaagaacattacaCGCTTCACCAAAATGTGCACTGAAGTGTGGAAAGATCTCTAATTTTGGGCACATTACGGTGGTCATTTGGTTGCACGGCAACAGACATACCTGCCACTATTAGCACTGAACCTCATAAGCTGCTTGTCAAAGTGTAGAAGCAGGGAAAGAAGTTAGTAAGTGTTAGTGAGGGAAAGAATCCATGCAGGAAAAAggtagataaaaaataatagaataaaggTGCAGTGTTTCAAATAAAACCCTCAGTGTTAGTTTCTACagttattatttgttattcCAGTTTGTGAAAGGAGGAAAAGACCTCTTACCTTCTGGTTTTGAGTCGGGCTTattgtctctcttcctctttttccgCTTTCCCTGCACAGATCAAACAATGCTGTTAAAAAAGTATTCATAGTGAAAGTAAACCACTTTACTGACATCGGTGAGATTACTATAATTAACTGAAACAGTCATATTTGACTGAGcttggtgagaaaaaaacagtttctaACTTCCTCATGATGATTGAAACGTGCTACTCACATAGTTGTCTCGTGCTGACCACCCTGGATAGAGCTGGGAGTGCAGTTGCCTCTCTTTTCTGGCCAGCTCGTAGTATTTGGCTTGTTCCTCTCTTGACAGGGAATGCCACTGTGGGCAAAGACAGAAGATATCAAAGGAttgctaaacacacacacatatagttaTAAACTCTTACGCACATCTGTGCTACTTACCCGTCTCCCAAGGATCTGGTTGATGGCGGCGCTCTCTTTCAGAGTGCACTCCGCCACTACTTTGGCTCTCATCTCCTTCATATACAGCATGAAAGCATTCAGAGGTTTCTTGATATGGGGCCTCTTGTCCTCCTCTTTCTTGGGAGCAACGGGGGATTTCCTGCTAATCcgaaacattaaaaaatatgccgTTAATAAGCCGTGAATGGCGGAGAGGTGCTGGTGAATTAGAGCGAACAAGGGGAAATATTGTGCAGCGACGACAGCAGGTTTTGAAAAGATTTTATTTGAAACGTTCTCTTACGCATGCATGGAGGGGCTCATGTCACAGGGCTCCTGTTTGATAGCCGGGGAGACGATGGCGGGATGGGGAATGCCGGTCTGGTGGAGGCCGTGCGGAGGCGGAGACACCATGTGAGGGGAGAAACGGCTGGACACCAAGCTGTGAGGGAGACAGGAGGCGACATTTTAACAGTCGGGTTTGAAACTCTTAGACCGGATGCAACATAAGCATGTGCGAATCCTCTGTTAACCTGACGAGAAAAAAGGTTCAGCTAACTTGGCACCTTCATAACCGCCCCGCCTCGCCCTCCGGATAAAATTCACCATGCCTACTGCGTCCGTCTAGACtaaattcatacacacacaatgagTTACATGCTCGTTTTTTGTTCAAATAAAGACTTTTTCAAAAGCCCCTTTATTCAGCAGTGGCTGGAGAAAAGTGGAGTGTgttgttaccatgacgacagcATGGCCGTGACACCTGAAACCACTTTCCTTACCACGTTCC
Coding sequences within:
- the tcf7l1b gene encoding transcription factor 7-like 1-B isoform X1; amino-acid sequence: MPQLNGGGGDDLGANDEMISFKDEGEQEEKISENVSAERDLDDVKSSLVNESENNSSSSDSEQAERRPQTRPDLESYEKARDYFSEALRRQQDGGFFKSPHYPGYPFLMIPDLSNPYLSNGSLSPSARTYLQMKWPLLDVPGSGLKDSRSPTPGHLSNKVPVVQHAHHVHPLTPLITYSNEHFSPGTPPSHLSPEILDPKTGIPRTPHPSELSPYYPLSPGAVGSIAHPLGWLMPQQGQHMYSIPPGGFRHPYPALAMNASMSSLVSSRFSPHMVSPPPHGLHQTGIPHPAIVSPAIKQEPCDMSPSMHARKSPVAPKKEEDKRPHIKKPLNAFMLYMKEMRAKVVAECTLKESAAINQILGRRWHSLSREEQAKYYELARKERQLHSQLYPGWSARDNYGKRKKRKRDNKPDSKPEDFSIRSKKQCVQYLPSEKMCDSPASSHGSMLDSPATPSAALASPAAPAATHSEQAQPLSLTTKPEGRMHHHHFSLAGKASGSTSSSSSSSSSSSSSHTHLSIPIGTSGSQPTTPILTRPIPFTSLHHSMLSPPSPFHQAALHSHHALFQSQPLSLVTKQSE
- the tcf7l1b gene encoding transcription factor 7-like 1-B isoform X2; its protein translation is MPQLNGGGGDDLGANDEMISFKDEGEQEEKISENVSAERDLDDVKSSLVNESENNSSSSDSEQAERRPQTRPDLESYEKARDYFSEALRRQQDGGFFKSPHYPGYPFLMIPDLSNPYLSNGSLSPSARTYLQMKWPLLDVPGSGLKDSRSPTPGHLSNKVPVVQHAHHVHPLTPLITYSNEHFSPGTPPSHLSPEILDPKTGIPRTPHPSELSPYYPLSPGAVGSIAHPLGWLMPQQGQHMYSIPPGGFRHPYPALAMNASMSSLVSSRFSPHMVSPPPHGLHQTGIPHPAIVSPAIKQEPCDMSPSMHAKSPVAPKKEEDKRPHIKKPLNAFMLYMKEMRAKVVAECTLKESAAINQILGRRWHSLSREEQAKYYELARKERQLHSQLYPGWSARDNYGKRKKRKRDNKPDSKPEDFSIRSKKQCVQYLPSEKMCDSPASSHGSMLDSPATPSAALASPAAPAATHSEQAQPLSLTTKPEGRMHHHHFSLAGKASGSTSSSSSSSSSSSSSHTHLSIPIGTSGSQPTTPILTRPIPFTSLHHSMLSPPSPFHQAALHSHHALFQSQPLSLVTKQSE